One genomic region from Anopheles bellator chromosome 2, idAnoBellAS_SP24_06.2, whole genome shotgun sequence encodes:
- the LOC131210269 gene encoding large ribosomal subunit protein mL49 — MALRMVYSKTLRLKQFNPFCVGSCLSQQLLNVAITPIRLSSFRSSEPVGDIAQFPEVEVVRNPPEWKYVERILAPRTVPAPRPKESYPSGWQPPNPQAGLKYTVLRTKNHMLPVYLQRSFRGQRRITAVRRVEGDVWQLEAELRYLIEKQLNRPIITRVNEMTGQIALKGDHVAVVEKFLLEKGM, encoded by the exons ATGGCCCTTCGTATGGTGTACAGCAAAACATTGCGGCTAAAGCAATTTAACCCATTTTGCGTCGGCAGTTGCCTATCTCAACAGCTACTG AATGTGGCCATCACACCAATCCGCCTGTCGTCTTTCCGCTCCTCGGAACCGGTAGGCGACATCGCTCAGTTTCCAGAGGTGGAAGTGGTCCGAAACCCTCCGGAGTGGAAGTATGTCGAACGGATACTAGCACCACGGACAGTACCAGCACCGCGCCCAAAAGAGAGTTACCCTTCCGGGTGGCAACCACCGAACCCACAGGCCGGACTAAAGTATACTGTGCTGCGAACGAAAAATCATATGCTACCCGTCTACCTTCAACGTTCCTTCCGTGGGCAGCGCCGCATAACGGCCGTAAGACGTGTGGAGGGCGATGTTTGGCAACTGGAAGCGGAATTGCGGTACCTAATCGAGAAGCAACTTAACCGACCGATCATCACGCGCGTGAACGAGATGACGGGCCAGATCGCGCTTAAAGGTGACCACGTGGCCGTGGTCGAAAAGTTCCTGTTAGAGAAGGGAATGTGA
- the LOC131210313 gene encoding breast cancer metastasis-suppressor 1-like protein, with protein MNNKQMKNDGESDGDGDMSGSEHSDRIDSDGQDHDSSAEEADEPDSDDSSEMSEGECERRRSSCLENLTNLEKQFTILKEQLYKERMHQVDHQLLEVRNGRSQEYLVPLQRLADNMNTRMEVAEVLKNYRIQNIENKFAAERQAAYQHFESEKNLAMDAIYEELMDKIRRLEEDRHNVDISWADWGTSTKTAKVRGPGRKKAVTVSGPYIVYMLREEEILEDWTSIRKALKRSTAAAT; from the exons atgaacaacaaacaaatgaagaacGACGGTGAAAGTGACGGGGATGGTGACATGTCAGGGTCGGAGCACTCGGACAGGATCGATTCGGACGGGCAGGATCATGATTCCAGTGCAGAAGAAGCGGATGAGCCCGATTCCGATGATTCCTCCGAAATGTCCGAGGGCGAATGTGAACGCCGGAGGAGCAGCTGTTTGGAGAATCTGA CCAACCTGGAAAAGCAATTCACCATCCTCAAAGAGCAGCTGTACAAAGAGCGTATGCATCAGGTGGACCATCAGCTGCTTGAGGTACGCAATGGTCGATCACAGGAGTACCTGGTGCCGTTGCAGCGATTGGCGGACAACATGAATACCAGGATGGAGGTGGCCGAGGTTTTGAAAAACTACCGGatccaaaacattgaaaacaagTTCGCTGCAGAACGGCAGGCAGCGTATCAGCATTTTGAG AGTGAAAAAAATCTAGCCATGGACGCGATTTACGAGGAGCTGATGGATAAAATACGACGCTTGGAGGAGGATCGCCACAATGTGGACATTTCGTGGGCCGACTGGGGAACCAGCACAAAGACGGCGAAGGTACGGGGACCGGGCCGCAAAAAGGCCGTTACCGTGTCCGGGCCCTACATCGTGTACATGCTGCGTGAGGAGGAGATTCTCGAGGACTGGACGTCCATCCGGAAAGCGTTGAAACGATCGACGGCTGCTGCTACCTGA
- the LOC131208517 gene encoding small ribosomal subunit protein uS11A, translated as MAPSRKNKVVKEEVQVSLGPQVRDGEIVFGVAHIYASFNDTFVHVTDLSGKETISRVTGGMKVKADRDEASPYAAMLAAQDVAEKCKSLGITALHIKLRATGGNRTKTPGPGAQSALRALARSSMKIGRIEDVTPIPSDSTRRKGGRRGRRL; from the coding sequence ATGGCTCCCTCGAGAAAGAACAAAGTTGTGAAGGAGGAGGTCCAGGTGTCGCTCGGACCGCAGGTTCGCGACGGTGAAATCGTGTTCGGCGTGGCACACATCTACGCCAGCTTCAACGACACGTTCGTGCACGTCACGGATCTTTCCGGCAAGGAAACCATCTCGCGCGTCACCGGCGGAATGAAGGTGAAGGCGGATCGTGATGAGGCGTCACCGTACGCTGCTATGTTGGCCGCGCAGGATGTGGCCGAGAAGTGCAAATCGCTCGGCATCACGGCCTTGCACATCAAGCTGCGTGCCACCGGAGGAAACCGCACCAAAACTCCCGGCCCTGGCGCTCAATCTGCACTGCGCGCGCTGGCCCGTTCGTCGATGAAGATTGGCCGCATCGAGGACGTTACGCCGATCCCGTCTGACTCCACGCGCCGGAAGGGaggtcgtcgtggtcgtcgtctaTAA